Proteins from a genomic interval of Medicago truncatula cultivar Jemalong A17 chromosome 3, MtrunA17r5.0-ANR, whole genome shotgun sequence:
- the LOC11420231 gene encoding auxin-binding protein ABP19b — translation MKIIQILFLFTFFSFITSHASVNDFCVADLKAPNTNSGYPCKPVASITSDDFVFHGLVAGNTSNSFKIGVTSATVTNFPALNGLGISAVRVDMEEGGLSPMHTHPDATELGIVVQGEFTAGFLTPTSFYSKVLKAGDVFVVPKGMLHFAINSGKGKAIGYVSFSSENPTIHTLDSLLFANKLPSDLVAKTTLLDIDQVKKLKARFGGSG, via the coding sequence ATGAAGATTATTCAAATACTTTTcctttttacatttttctcaTTCATAACTTCCCATGCTTCTGTAAACGATTTCTGTGTTGCAGATTTAAAGGCTCCAAACACCAATTCAGGCTATCCTTGCAAACCTGTGGCGAGCATCACATCAGACGATTTCGTCTTTCATGGCCTTGTAGCGGGAAATACCAgcaactctttcaaaattggaGTCACCTCAGCAACTGTCACCAATTTTCCTGCCCTTAATGGACTTGGAATATCTGCGGTGCGTGTAGATATGGAGGAAGGAGGATTATCTCCAATGCACACTCATCCTGATGCTACCGAATTAGGGATTGTCGTTCAAGGTGAATTTACTGCTGGATTTTTGACCCCTACTTCATTTTATTCCAAGGTGTTGAAAGCGGGTGATGTTTTCGTTGTTCCCAAAGGGATGTTACATTTTGCCATTAATTCTGGCAAGGGAAAAGCTATTGGTTATGTAAGTTTTAGTAGTGAAAATCCTACAATTCATACACTTGATTCTCTTTTGTTTGCCAATAAGCTTCCTTCTGATTTAGTTGCAAAAACTACCCTTCTTGATATTGATCAAGTGAAGAAGTTAAAGGCTCGTTTTGGTGGAAGTGGGTAG